One window of Vespa velutina chromosome 2, iVesVel2.1, whole genome shotgun sequence genomic DNA carries:
- the LOC124946646 gene encoding insulin-like growth factor-binding protein complex acid labile subunit — translation MWLPFILLALMASGSACPDLCVCQQGVIVDRDSPLFADVTCRGRVPELSEVPDNTRRLSVEEAEEHEVTSFLTELEASTDLESNTTSPTTNESRSATIETTLPYLDELTMTNCSLTSLNVSWHGFERLRLLNLSYNEVTHLSDARVSSLIGLTCLDLSNNFLKDVNVGVFRTLSELARLHLRRNEIAMVHEDAFRGLDRLEFLDLSDNRLADLPDSALTPLYSLQKLDLSGNQLQVLGARWFESLDKLRELDVSRNGLAKAASGTLQPLPGLSVLRLAENPLEEKDVSLLLGTGRRLETVDASRTGLARVPAALTRSVRALRLAGNKLTTIRGGDLDSYPLLRMLDISDNRLTEIEDDALGRLEVLEELDVSGNLLTKTPGSLPSSLTVLNLRRNGITILKVNDFQELRNLRSLMLNNNDIGQIEVGSFSQLFALKELDLSDNPIKALTVNALSGPSNLAKLRMSGLTSLQEKSQQQGDMAFPVQTPERLIVLDVQRSPVLARQLLTDDAALSACKSLLELNLSQTNLTALRSDLPYLLPQLRVLRLIGNDWSCTEDLYWLGQWLREHKEQTHNLELSQCATPEELLGTYLRDLPSPPVTLSTIISTVKSIPSITSLEIDRSLNETLGSFTSSSNDIINELTNFTESTLETNEEFTNYSSLGKTTTGEVSNSMNEMDGISVENSTIRTTNVPRVYEAPTSFRNITSPTLKGTDLRRKEANVQNLRRKVKGKLMIDMKTDEKGASSPISVNVSAKGKTEKSDKLKKFLMNGSGKELSPSLKTSKFLNEFSRNEEKTTMSDKYLTRENNLTKEKYVLTNGIVSNTIAEELNGRATDSGTRLSEQLSGAHPGMLVLVGAALGAAAALMVVLSRRATVRRRDRYHRHENIEVHTLTASTELW, via the coding sequence ATGTGGCTTCCATTCATATTGCTCGCCTTGATGGCGAGCGGTTCCGCCTGTCCCGATCTCTGCGTCTGTCAACAAGGTGTCATCGTCGACAGGGATTCGCCGCTCTTCGCGGATGTTACGTGTCGCGGTCGCGTGCCGGAATTATCCGAGGTACCCGATAACACAAGGAGATTGTCCGTCGAGGAAGCGGAAGAACACGAGGTAACAAGTTTTTTGACCGAGCTCGAAGCATCGACCGATCTCGAGTCAAATACGACGTCCCCGACGACGAACGAAAGCCGAAGCGCCACTATCGAGACGACGCTTCCCTATTTGGACGAATTGACAATGACGAACTGTTCGTTGACGTCCTTGAACGTCTCGTGGCATGGTTTCGAAAGGTTACGATTGTTGAATCTATCGTACAACGAGGTAACGCACTTGAGTGACGCGCGAGTGTCGAGCCTCATCGGTTTGACGTGTCTCGATCTGTCGAATAATTTCCTGAAGGACGTGAACGTCGGCGTTTTTAGGACGCTGAGTGAACTGGCGCGCTTGCATTTACGACGCAACGAGATCGCGATGGTGCACGAGGACGCGTTTCGCGGCTTGGATCGTCTCGAGTTTCTTGATTTGTCGGATAATAGGCTGGCAGACTTACCGGACAGCGCATTGACGCCTCTTTATTCTCTTCAAAAGTTAGATCTCAGCGGTAACCAGCTTCAAGTGCTCGGCGCGAGATGGTTCGAGAGTCTCGATAAACTTCGAGAACTCGATGTTTCAAGGAACGGCTTGGCGAAGGCCGCTTCGGGGACTCTTCAACCTTTACCAGGGCTATCGGTTCTAAGATTAGCGGAGAATCCTCTGGAGGAGAAAGACGTTTCTTTGTTGCTCGGCACCGGAAGGAGATTAGAAACGGTGGACGCATCCCGTACAGGTCTTGCAAGAGTCCCGGCAGCCCTCACCAGATCCGTTCGAGCGTTACGTCTCGCCGGCAATAAGTTGACCACCATCAGAGGCGGTGATCTCGACAGTTATCCTCTCTTACGAATGTTGGACATTTCCGATAATCGTCTTACCGAAATCGAGGACGACGCTTTAGGACGGTTGGAAGTGCTCGAGGAACTCGACGTCTCTGGAAATCTTTTGACCAAAACTCCCGGAAGTCTTCCCAGTAGTTTAACCGTTCTGAACCTTCGGCGAAATGGCATAACCATTTTGAAAGTAAACGATTTTCAGGAACTTCGTAATTTGAGATCTCTCATGTTAAACAACAATGATATCGGGCAAATCGAAGTTGGGTCATTCAGTCAACTATTCGCGCTGAAGGAACTCGATTTGTCCGATAATCCTATCAAGGCATTAACCGTTAATGCTCTGAGTGGACCGAGTAATCTTGCCAAGCTTCGTATGTCTGGATTAACGTCACTTCAGGAGAAATCCCAACAACAAGGTGACATGGCGTTTCCTGTACAGACACCGGAACGGCTTATTGTTCTCGACGTTCAACGAAGTCCCGTTCTGGCGAGACAGTTATTGACGGACGATGCTGCTCTCTCCGCTTGCAAAAGTCTCCTCGAATTAAACCTTTCCCAGACAAATCTCACAGCCCTTAGATCGGACTTGCCGTATTTGCTCCCGCAACTACGCGTTTTACGACTCATTGGAAACGATTGGAGTTGCACCGAGGATCTCTATTGGCTAGGACAATGGTTAAGAGAGCACAAAGAGCAAACGCATAATCTCGAACTCTCTCAATGCGCAACTCCCGAGGAATTATTGGGAACTTATTTACGCGATCTACCATCGCCACCTGTAACACTttcgacgataatatcgaccgTTAAATCGATCCCATCGATCACATCActcgaaatcgatcgatctttgaATGAAACGCTCGGATCGTTTACATCTTCCTCCAATGACATTATCAATGAACTCACGAATTTCACCGAATCGACCCTTGAAACGAACGAAGAGTTTACTAATTATTCGAGCTTAGGAAAAACGACGACTGGCGAAGTTTCCAATTCTATGAACGAAATGGACGGCATATCTGTGGAAAAttcaacgataagaacgacGAACGTGCCCCGCGTTTACGAGGCACCGACTTCCTTTAGAAATATAACTTCCCCGACGTTGAAAGGAACGGatttaagaagaaaggagGCAAACGTTCAAAATTTACGGCGCAAAGTCAAAGGGAAGCTGATGATCGATATGAAAACGGATGAGAAAGGTGCATCCTCTCCTATCAGTGTCAACGTCTCggcaaaaggaaaaacggAGAAGAGCGATAAgttgaaaaagtttttaatgaATGGCAGTGGTAAAGAATTATCTCCTTCGTTGAAGACATCCAAGTTTTTGAATGAATTTTCTCGAAATGAGGAAAAGACGACGATGTCGGATAAGTACCTGACGAGAGAGAACAAcctaacgaaagaaaaatatgtattgaCTAATGGTATCGTATCGAATACGATAGCCGAGGAACTGAATGGTCGTGCGACCGATTCTGGTACTCGATTGTCCGAACAATTATCTGGCGCACATCCCGGAATGTTGGTTCTCGTTGGAGCAGCCTTAGGTGCGGCTGCAGCTTTGATGGTCGTTTTGTCCAGACGTGCTACTGTACGTCGAAGAGACAGATACCATCGTCACGAGAACATCGAAGTTCATACGTTAACAGCTAGCACGGAACTTTGGTGA